The Humulus lupulus chromosome 7, drHumLupu1.1, whole genome shotgun sequence region actttaggaacacgtTTACGTCCAAATAATTTAATTAGCAAGTcgtgcactatttaaaatacacaatgtaacggtcttggctatccagggcgttacacctgagAACCACCAAGGATCTTTACCTTCTGCTTCGATCAAGACTGAAATTGAAAATTCTTCCACTAATGAATCAATCTCTTTTATATTTCTTGTATCCCATGCTATAAGGGTCCTACCAGATCTTCCTACTGCAGGAAGTAGAGCCCACGCCTTATTTCTCAACCTCCAAATACTCCCTATAAACCTTCTATCCACACTCTCCCTTTTAACTTCTTGGAGCACAATTAAATCGAGATTAATCTTACAAACGGTTGCCTTAATGGCCCTCCTCTTCTCTGCTGTCCCGCTTCCCCTCACATTCCAAGTCATTATCTTCATTTAGAATTACTTGAGGCCCCATTCTTCTTCCAATTGTTTTTATAGTTCACATTGAATGTCAGAATTTTCAGTTCTCTACTCCTCGATTTCTGAAGTACCATCGACATCCCCATGTCGTTCAAATATTGAGCTAGAACACTCCAATCCTGTGCTTGTTGTTGagcaatctttttttttttctggtgTGATCTACTATCGTGAACTAGATCATTGTTTTCTAATTCAGCACCTTGACCTTCCTCTTGTAATGACAAGTCCCCCACGTCCTTCATATCTTCGTTTGTAACCCACAATTGTCTCATATCTGGCATAATTTCTTCTAATTCTTCCTCGTCTGATGCAAGAGAATGGTCATCCTCATCCTCTGAACTGCCTCCACTCGAACTATCATCATGATACCCATTTTCCTGAAATTCTTCAATGAAATCTATTTCGTCTAGATGTTTGTCCATTGTATCTTCTATTCCCATATTAGCCTTTTTTGAGCAAGCTTTCTTCTTTCTTgtgtcttctcttcttcttcctgatCTAAAGCTTCAATTCCTTTAATGAGGACTGAGCACTTTCTTGCTTTCTTTGACTGATTAAAATCTAACCAAAAGAGGATAATTGCTCTAGAAAATACTGCTCTTTCTTTTGGGTAGAATTCCTTAGCTTTAACGTCAAAACATGATAAAAATAAAGCCCTTGGGTCTACTGCCTTCTTAGTGAAATTGGGCATGTCACTAAAAATAATTGCTTTTGAAGAAAGTAGGCCTTTTCCCTTTACACTAGGGCCCGGCCAAGTATCCCCTTTATGGGATATGGGCCTGTCACTAATTTTAAATGCCTTCGAAGAAAAAGGGCCTTGTTTCTCTTCAATAGGGCTATTATCCCCAACTTGTTTTCCTTCTAGGGCCTTATTCAGGGCCCACTCAAGATGGCCCAAGTAAAAGTTAACTTGCATTTCATTCAAAAAAGACAACTGCCAGGTGGGTTTATTTGGGCATCCTATGGGCCAACACGTGTAAACTCTAAGCCCCACAAAATAAGTTTGTaggatttttaaaaattatgttgTCCAAATCTTTTAAAAACACTCTCCAAACAAACCGTATACTCCAAACGTACTTAAGTCTTCTCGGTTCCAGCAATTAAAAAAGACTGCCTATCTTCCTAGTCGCAATTCTTCTTAAATGCCTCCATCCTTCCCAAGTTCCTATCTTCCACAATTATTGGTCCTTCAAAATTGCCTAGTGGACAGCTTGGGATGCCAACAGTCTGCTCCTCTCCTCCATTCCGTCCATCTTCCTCATCTCCCGTGGCCTGATTTTTGCTCAGAGTTTCATCCTCATTTCTAAACCAAACTAACTCGCAAACCCCATGGAATTTATAACTCCTATTGTTGAGTTTGAAGCACTTGAGGATGTACGTCGATCCCTCCCAAGGCAGAGATAGAACCTCCTGAATGAAGTCGTTTTCATCACCACATAGCTTTAATCGAGCATGTGTGAGGTAATTCATCTCAACAGTGTCTTTGTCCTTGTCAATGAGTCCACCACAAATAGATCTGATTCTTCTAAACACCTTCATATTCCACATGTTCAATGGGATACCTTCTACACCAATCCACCCATAATGACATTCTAATCTCTTATTTGTTAGTTAATTTGCTTGATTCCATGGAGCCAATCTCACTGTGGTTACTGCAGTGAGTTTTAATGTTCCCATTTTCTCCAACCTCGTCCTTTCCTCCtcactattactccataagacatCTTTATCATCATACAGTGCACTTATCTCGTACTTCTTTTTAAATCATCGATTATTCCATACTGTATAGCTTCCCATGGCACAAAACTATTCATTCTATGCACTAATACGGCTTGGCTCCATTGTTTATCCTTTGTGTTTGCTTTCAAGTAGTCTGAGAAATGCTGTCGTTTTGAATCAAAAGTATGGAATTTTTCATTGAACTTGGGAGGGCCAAAATTGATCGCTGGATAATGCTCCCAACCTCCTTTTTTCTGCTTGGATCCTGTTGATTTCTTCACCACACTAGCCCAATTTTGTTTGTTAAAGACCCTCTTTTCAACTGGCTGAACCTTATCTGCTGCTGCCTTCACTACGCTTGCCCATGTCTGTTTGGATTCTGCCTTCTCTCTTCTAtgattcttgtctttgtttcgcTTAACACTTGATGTACCTCCTTATTTGTGATCTGCCTTCTGCCTACTAACCCATTCAAGCAATCCTGCAATTCCTTCCACCCTTTTGAATGTCGCTCTCCTGGAATGATCACCGACTTTAACATCTTTTTGTGTAACGTCCTCTACTGTTCTTAAAGCACTCTACCATCAGACTTAATGAGTTATTCCTCAAAGAATGCTTGAATTTCTACCTTTGTGACTCGCTGATCTTTTGTAACTCTGTGATTGCTTCTGTTAACCATGTTGTTGCATCAATAGTTACTATAATCTCGTACCCTGTCAATCTTGTTCTCTCACAGATTCTGACCGAGCCCCCGTCGCTGGTTAATGCTAACATGAAAACCTTATGCTTAGTACTGAAGCTCCAGTACTGATTGTGACCCCTGAAACTTGCAGAGGCCGAACCATCTTGATGACCATAGCCAATGGGGTTATGAACACTTTTCTTCCCATGACCAGTGGGGTCAAGGTGCCTTTTCTTGGTGAAAAATCCATAGACAGGAGGGCTATGAAACCTTGTGAACTGCATGGCTCACAAACTAGAAAAAGGTGAATGATTTTTCATGATTTTTCCTTCTCCATTGCCTCCCAAACAGAACCTAGTTCTTTTTCTTAGGCAATGGAATCTCAGAAATGGAATGGTGCCATGGATATTGAGTTAAGCGCTTTGGAAAGCACTGGTACTTGATCTATTTTTGTCCCTACCCAATGACAAACACCTTGTTGGTTATAAATGGGTTTATAAGGTTAAATTTTAAATTGATGATCCTATAGACAGGTACAAAGCTCACCTTGTTGCTAAGGGATATACACAGCTGGAAAGTATTAATTTTCTTGGCACCTTCTCTGCTGTTGCAAAACTTGTAACAGTTAAGGTTTCGCTTTCCCTTGTTTCTATTCATGGTTAGGTTCTCACTCAACTTGATGTTATTGATGTTCTTCTTCATGGTGACCTTCATGAAGTTTAGGGGGAGACTCCTCCACGTAATGTTGCTTGTAGGTTACACAAATCCACTTATGGCTTGAAGCAAGCCTTTCGACAATAGTTTCATAAGTTCTCAAGTGTtttcctttgaaaatgtttcATTCAATCAACAAGTAATGATGGCTCCTCCTTGACCCTCatggtttatgttgatgacataataATTGCTAGTGATGATGTTTTGGTTGTGGACAATCTAAAAATTGCTCTTAATGAGcgctttaaaataaataatttttggaTCTTGAACTTGCTAGATCATCTAGTGGAATTTCAATTTATTAGAGGAACTATGCTCTTGAGTTACTCTCGGATACATGATACTTGGGTTGTAAAATGATCTCTGATCTCAAACTTTCACAAGATGAAGGTGAGCTCCTTGCTGATCCCAAAAGATATAAACATCTCATTGGAAAACTTATGTATCTCTATCTTAGCATCACTTGGCTCGATCTTAGTTATTTGATGTATCTACTAAGTCGATTTTTGGCCAATCGAAGAGAAACACATCTCAAGGCAGCAAATCATAATATTCAATACATCAAAAAATGCTCATGGTCACAGTATCTTTTTCATCTTCTCAAATACAATTGAAGGCTTTTACAAATGCGGATGTAGATTGGACAACATGCTTGATACTCGAAGGTCCAACACTGATTTTTGTGTTTTCTTGTATCATTTCTAATATCATAGAAGCTCAAGAAACAACGTATTGTGCCACACTCTTCAGCAGAAGCAAAATATTGTGCTATGGCAAATACCACTTGTGAGATTACTTGACTTCTTGACTTCTTTCCTTGCTGAAAAATCTTCACGTTCCTTATAATCGACCAGCTCTTCTCTTTTGTGACATTCAAGCTACTTTCCACATTGCTGCTAACCCTATCTATCATGAGTGCTCCAAACATATAGATTATAGAAATAGAATGCCATATTATTCGAGAAAAGTTGCAAGTAGGAACTTTGAAGACATTACATGTTTCAAACCAACATCAATTGGTTGACAAGTTTACCAAAGCTCTTTGACCTTCATAGTTTCTTATTCATTTAGGCAAGATGGGAATTGACAACATTTATTCTCCATCTTCGAGAAGTATTACATGTGATTTTAGCATTTTTCTATGTAACCATGTTTGTAGTTTCTAGAATTAGTTAAAATATTATGAGCTGTCATAGGGCTTTAGTTGTTATGTGTACCATCTTTCTTTACCCTATGTATACAAATTTTGCCTTGTAATCTTTTCAAGAGCAATGAGAATGAACATTCAAACTTCCATTCCATTAACCTTATTTCTCTAATAAAAAGGCTTCTTActgaaaagaaaataacataaaaatctTTACTGAAGAGACTGGATAATTCATAACATCGAATATTAAAGTATATGCAACAATAGACAATGAAAAATAATATGTAGAAATGGAGCCAACTTTGAAGTCACTACAATATCATATGTAAAAGTTTATGACAGGACCAGATTATGTACCTTATACCTAATAGCCTCATAAGTCCCATATACAGCGCCTGGATGTAAAGTTAAAATTAGAAACAGAATCATAAAAGACTTGTGCAGTCAACTAGGCTAAATTCAAGCAATGCAAGGCATAAGTAGCTTAGGCAGGATATTGGAATAGTCATTAAAGTTTACCAAGATTCTTCAGAATTCTTAAACTAATCCAACAGCCACCCAAGATAACATCTTTACCATATTAGACAAGAGAAACATTAGAATGTATACAACTGATGTCGGAATTCCACAAGTTGGGCAAAATTGTGGGATAGGGTTGGATTGAAATGCACTTTATTGATGGAAATTGTTAAACTATGTATGAAGGAACAATGGTTTTGATATTAGTCAGCTTATACCACCAGGGATGTTCCAACATAAAATGATATTGCATATACAATAAAAGTCATGAAAACATGAATCTTTACTTTTTGTCTATATAAAAGAAAACTCTATATGTAGGGGATGGATGGCATGGCCGAGAAACCTAAAATTAACTTGCATGTTCTTCTCTGTTCGAATATAAGTTTCCTCCCTTGTGCAAACCCACcaccacaataataataataataataattcatcgTAACTCCAAAGCCAAATGATGTATGTAACTTGTGAGTGTGACCtatctttatacataaaattcataaaaacAGAGGTGAAACAATGAACTGTCAAAGAAAAATCCCTTTATAAATGAAATTATAAAACCACAGGTGCAACGCTGGACTGTTACAGAAAAATCTCTATGTACAGCacatcattctgcttaaaaaacAAGAAACAAATAAATAATAGATCATGAAACTCAAAACTCAAATTGCTACCTTCCAACGTAGACCACGAATTCAGATACACACATGATAAAATTAAAAGACcgaaatcaaaacaaaaaatgcACAAGTCCCATAATCCTCAGAAATTAGCCAAGAAAACCTAACCCAAAACTAGATGATTATATGATAGAGGTATTGAGAGAAATGTTTATATCTTTGTATACATATATGAGAGGGAGAAGTGTAAGGAGAATTACCAACAGCGCCACCAACGGCACCGCCGACTGCGACTCCAGCGGCCACACGAGTCATACAACTGTCCCTTGCCATTGTAGAGAAGAATAGCTGTTTATGGGTTTGAGAGTGAGTATGGATGTAGTTAGGCAGATCCTCAGAGCAAGAGTTTGGGTAATTATTATCGCATACACCGTACACGGCCGCGGGTTCTTtcaagtttatttatttatagataTAAGATAGGTAACCATGGCATATGTATTTGGGTACATTCTGTTTgccgtttaaatttttatatacaCGTATTACACGGCGGCGAAttctttcaattattttattatttttaaatgatttaaatatattttcaaaatttataaaataaaataaatatttaattaaaactttaaaataataattttaattaataaaaaaatagagttaaaaaattaaaaaactaataaaaatcttattaattaacattaaataaattttcattttaatttaattaacaaattaatctaactttaaaaaaaaacatgggTGAGATTAGAAGGGTGGCGAAGTAAGATGGTAAGAGTGAGGTTGAGTTAAATATGAGGttttttttccttaattaaattaaaatttaagtttatttaaagttatttaataagattttaattagttttttacttttaatttgtttaattaattaaatttatttattaatattattttaaattattaattatatatttattttattttataaattctgaaaatatatttaaatcatttaaaaataataaaacaaatgaaaatcaaataaatcactaaaatgagGGGTAATCTTTATATTAAAAATAGAAACACACGGAGTACCAAACTATGTAGTTTTTGCAATCAAATGATATCAATTGATAATTATCAGAAAGAGTATCAAgttatttcgataaaacacagggTATCAAATGAGCATTTAGTATGTTTTGGCACTTGTATTTACAATAATGCTTATTTGGTACCTTATATTTTGAAATCGTATATATTTAATATCCTatacttaaatttaattaataaaattttaccaatttaatcaaattactattaattatatgagttacaaattcaaatttaattacttaattacatataatatgATTGATGACAGTTTggttatattaataaattttatttatcaaatctgagttgTTGACTgattttttcgctatcaacttaataaCAGAACTAGGGGTGCACACAGATCAGGTTTCCGGGTTTCAGATGCATCAGGTTTTACGAGTTTGGGGTTGGGAAATGGGGTACCAAACCCGCTCCGAATTTTTCAGTATTTTGGGTAATTTCGGGTTTGGTCGGGTCGGATTTCGAGTGAGATTGGGCCAAAAATTGGCattggtaaaaaaaaatcaaaaataccaattttttgacacttttttaatttttttttacttttgacaTGTTTTTTTATAACTTTGTTATGAGTTTGGTTCAATTGATTTTTTACAAATTGCCTTGGTAAAAATTTTTGAAAGGGTAGGGGGTTAGGATTCTTTTGtcatcaaatttgaattaaaattaaaataaatatttttttatttattcggGTTAAAGTGTAACCCAAACTCGTGTATGTGTATTTACCACACTCGAACCCTGTAGGAAATActtattgcaggatctttatttattttcatgcaatttacatattatcaaataaatatgcaaattcctagaacatgcttctatgaaattgatacaaatacagagtaaagtaaaaattTACATTacacagcggaactggaacaacttcattcttcaatctctctaacccttgattccttttgGTAGtatagtattatcaagaaattgaacaagatcagcaacacagtcttcctcaccaagcctttgatcaacctaaaaCTGGTGtagtgtagcgacccaaatttgctaataaggcttggagccttgattactgtgcctggagggcaataattgttatactgtattaatcTATATGAATTTattgaatatgtggttagaatgcatgtttaggtgaaataaatatgcatgtgggccccatttggctgttaAGGGCGagttggtaatcttagcccgttgagggcataaatgtaatatatgtgatattgttgatataattgtgattTATCTGTGATGCACGTTCCAAGATGGTCCTAGAAAGTCATTCCGcttaaagtcacaacaggattattATAAACTTAGTTGGGGActtttaattaatggttaatggtattttagtaacttgggtaactataggtaactcttAAGGATAGTTACTTTGAGTATGAAAGTGATATTTTTGCAAGGGATTAAGGAAAGGACTAAAGTGCCTTAAGGGTTAGTTAGAGACTAAAATAGAAATGAGGGTAGTTGGGTAATTAGGCTTTAGGAAGGGATAACCTTGGCTGAAGGATAGTCATTCACGTTTCTCTACACTTAGACAAATTCAAGAATTATGCTGAATGTTTGAGAAGAagcaagaaagaaaggaagaaggggtCTAGGGCTGAGATTGGAGTTGAGTTTCTTGAGATCAAAGAAGGAGTTCAAGCTAAGTTTGTGGCAACTAgagtcaagcttaggccaagatcTTTCCAGAGGTTctcggtgaggctcggactagaggatcgtgctcgaggattcAGTGCTCAAgaggctcgggacacaggtaagaaagctgttgtacccatagagcagggcgaggccccatagttgtgttgcagggcacgaccctatgtgattatgtgttgggtgtagctcATTGATtgtgttagtatatgtttaagttatgttttaattttgCTGTGTACGCATATATGTGTGAGTGATTACAAGGGTCGGGAACGGccaaggccgggaatggcgaaggccggaaacggcgaaggccgagaatggcaaggggccgggagcaacgtttagcacgtggagtgcgagttgccagggtaagaccctaaaggatacctgggatatccttacggtgtagactgcaactcagggcctggtaaagcgcctgagacggcatggtcgtatgtgtttagcttgttgacaaattggttgtatgctaaatggttcatatgcatatgttatctgtttatgtggagttttcttgctgggctttggctcatgggtgctctgtggtgcaggtaagggcaaggagaaagtcaaccgaccatgagtatggagagcgtgacacGCGCGTACGTGTCTGGTCTACccggctgccacagccaggggttcTTTTGGgagttgtttgtaaagaaccctattttgtcgtttagtcgacttaaagtatatattttgagttgtaaatatttataaacagtattttgggatcgcaaatgttaattgatttatgattttcagtaaatggatttattttctaagtttatgtctctgtttatgatttaattacaatttaccttaaaacctcgattagcgagttaaaagcacgttttaaactcacttagtaacgactctaaggaagtagggcgttatatgtgggctggttctcaacatatgagatagatatcttgaagagaagaagaagatagagtggccaagaaaggttagattgtctaggttttcacttaccaatcaactgaaactcacttccttatgaaaaaccctagatatcatattccttatataggtaaC contains the following coding sequences:
- the LOC133788726 gene encoding uncharacterized protein LOC133788726 codes for the protein MARDSCMTRVAAGVAVGGAVGGAVGAVYGTYEAIRYKVPGLLKIRYIGQTTLGSAAIFGLFLGAGSLIHCGKSY